From Calditrichota bacterium, one genomic window encodes:
- the pstA gene encoding phosphate ABC transporter permease PstA: MKPRNTSERLVYYGMLAVTYAILLVVVYIIADVVVGGIGTISWEFLTEAPRKSGEEGGIWPVIVGTFYLVFGTIIFALPLGMSGAIYLSEYAKQGKLTQMIRLAIVTLAGIPSVVLGLFGLGLFVIFLGFGASILAGSLTLACMILPTIIVASEESLRSIPQSFREGSLALGATKWETIRRNVLPYATPGMLTGSILGIGRAAGETAPILLTVAAFFLPSLPKSIYDQCMALPYHLYILATQLPDVEKARPMQYGTALVLIAVVLGFNLIAIVLRSHFRRKYRW, translated from the coding sequence ATGAAGCCGCGCAACACGTCCGAACGGTTGGTGTACTACGGTATGCTGGCGGTGACGTATGCGATCTTGTTGGTGGTCGTGTACATTATCGCCGATGTTGTGGTCGGGGGAATCGGGACGATCTCGTGGGAATTTTTGACTGAAGCTCCGCGCAAGAGCGGCGAAGAAGGCGGTATTTGGCCCGTGATCGTGGGCACGTTTTATTTGGTCTTCGGCACAATCATTTTTGCTTTGCCGTTGGGGATGTCGGGAGCGATTTACTTAAGTGAATACGCCAAACAAGGCAAGCTGACGCAGATGATCCGGCTGGCAATTGTGACGCTGGCGGGAATACCTTCGGTTGTGCTTGGGTTGTTCGGACTGGGGTTGTTTGTAATTTTCTTGGGATTCGGTGCATCGATCTTGGCGGGCAGTTTGACACTGGCGTGCATGATCTTGCCGACGATAATCGTGGCGAGTGAAGAATCGCTGCGCTCGATTCCGCAGTCTTTCCGCGAAGGAAGTCTGGCGCTGGGAGCAACGAAGTGGGAAACGATTCGCCGCAACGTGCTTCCTTACGCGACTCCAGGAATGCTGACGGGATCGATTTTGGGAATTGGCCGGGCAGCGGGAGAAACGGCGCCGATTCTTTTGACTGTGGCAGCCTTCTTCCTCCCTTCCCTGCCGAAGTCGATTTACGATCAGTGCATGGCCCTTCCCTATCACTTGTATATTTTGGCCACACAACTTCCTGACGTCGAGAAAGCACGGCCGATGCAGTATGGCACGGCCCTGGTGCTGATCGCAGTTGTGTTGGGTTTCAACTTGATCGCAATAGTTCTTAGATCTCATTTTAGACGCAAATACCGTTGGTAA
- a CDS encoding MoaD/ThiS family protein, with translation MSVQISIPTVLRRFTGDQTTVALDAANVTEALNSLTAAYPALQKHLFDENGKLRSFVNIYLGEQDVRNLPDKHNTRLEDGAQLTIVPSIAGGLDIPHRSSGGDKGDSDSPLRCAGGQGGVSL, from the coding sequence ATGAGCGTTCAAATCTCCATTCCCACGGTCCTGCGCCGCTTCACCGGCGATCAAACCACCGTCGCACTCGATGCGGCCAACGTCACCGAGGCGTTGAACAGCTTGACAGCCGCTTATCCCGCACTGCAAAAACATCTCTTCGATGAAAACGGCAAGCTGCGCAGTTTCGTAAACATCTATCTCGGCGAACAAGACGTCCGAAATCTTCCCGACAAGCACAACACAAGATTAGAAGACGGCGCACAACTAACCATCGTCCCATCAATAGCGGGAGGCTTGGATATTCCCCACCGGTCTTCCGGTGGGGATAAGGGGGATTCTGATTCCCCCCTGCGATGCGCGGGGGGGCAAGGGGGGGTCTCTTTATGA
- the pstC gene encoding phosphate ABC transporter permease subunit PstC — translation MTCAAMSIIIVVLVFLFLGKESVPFIAKYGLSDLVGTLWQPVSFEDEQFGMLPLITGSVLVTLLATIFAVPFGVVSAIYIAEMASPFEREVWKPVIEMLAGIPSVVLGFFGLVVVAPLVKEWLHLDSGLNALTGSLLLALMAIPTIITISEDAIRNVPKSYKEASYAVGASKLQTIWKVTVPAALSGIVAAVMLGLGRVVGETMAVMMVTGNAAIITFSPTQPVRTMTATIAAEMGEVPVGSDHYYALFVVGVVLLIMTFSLNMVAQWVLKKYRIG, via the coding sequence ATGACGTGCGCGGCGATGTCAATCATCATCGTCGTGCTCGTCTTTTTGTTTCTGGGCAAAGAGAGTGTGCCGTTCATAGCCAAGTATGGACTGAGTGATTTGGTAGGGACCTTGTGGCAGCCGGTTTCATTTGAGGATGAGCAGTTCGGGATGCTGCCGCTGATCACGGGGTCCGTTCTTGTGACCTTATTGGCGACGATCTTCGCGGTGCCTTTTGGCGTGGTGAGTGCGATTTACATCGCGGAAATGGCTTCTCCGTTCGAGCGTGAAGTTTGGAAACCGGTTATCGAAATGCTGGCCGGTATTCCGTCCGTGGTATTGGGTTTCTTCGGTTTGGTGGTCGTCGCACCCTTGGTCAAAGAATGGCTGCATCTTGATTCAGGACTGAACGCGCTGACCGGCTCGCTGTTGTTGGCTTTGATGGCGATCCCGACGATTATTACAATTTCTGAAGACGCGATACGGAACGTGCCGAAGTCCTACAAAGAAGCATCGTATGCTGTGGGGGCATCGAAGCTGCAAACGATATGGAAAGTAACCGTTCCGGCGGCTTTGTCGGGAATCGTGGCGGCGGTGATGCTGGGATTGGGCCGAGTCGTGGGAGAGACGATGGCCGTGATGATGGTGACCGGCAATGCGGCAATTATTACGTTTTCACCGACTCAGCCGGTGCGCACGATGACGGCGACGATTGCCGCGGAGATGGGTGAGGTTCCGGTTGGCAGCGATCATTATTACGCATTGTTCGTGGTCGGAGTCGTATTGCTTATCATGACTTTTTCCTTGAACATGGTTGCTCAGTGGGTGCTCAAAAAATACAGGATCGGGTAA
- a CDS encoding putative porin — protein MLKFLTLLMASLPLLASAADDLPLWLVNTKFNGDFRYRHEGIDKENSAATYRNRIRYRLGLQTIVNDKVKVGARFASGTGDPRSTNQTLEDGLSAKPINLDRAYFELTPCEHWWVTGGKVENPFVSTDLQWDTDVNFEGGVAKYSTGEKTKVTFTGGAIWLDPYASGHGTGIWAGQVSASGANGDTKWKAAAGMWSYALGGINRQAGVTTGYGNSVANNMFVKDYEILDVVAEVTMPVAKSKMIVTVNPVLNTATSTDNVGWMAMLKLKGKVWKRASSVSYDYRVLEADAVFGAFTDSDAAGGRTDQRGHRIMGDLEVIDGFTLGGSAYFNTLSASGDGRWYQRWMVDGVVKF, from the coding sequence ATGCTCAAGTTTCTCACCCTTTTGATGGCCTCGTTGCCACTGCTGGCCAGCGCCGCAGATGATCTTCCCTTGTGGCTTGTAAACACAAAGTTTAACGGAGATTTTCGTTACCGTCACGAAGGCATTGACAAAGAAAACTCAGCGGCAACGTACCGGAATCGGATTCGCTATCGCCTCGGCCTTCAAACGATTGTTAATGATAAGGTTAAAGTTGGTGCGCGGTTCGCCAGCGGAACGGGCGACCCAAGAAGTACGAACCAAACATTAGAGGATGGATTGTCCGCAAAGCCGATCAACCTTGATCGAGCGTACTTTGAACTGACCCCGTGTGAGCACTGGTGGGTAACCGGTGGCAAAGTCGAGAATCCATTTGTTTCGACAGATTTGCAATGGGATACGGATGTGAATTTTGAAGGCGGCGTGGCCAAGTACTCAACGGGCGAAAAGACAAAAGTCACGTTTACGGGTGGGGCGATTTGGCTTGATCCCTATGCTTCGGGTCATGGTACCGGTATCTGGGCGGGACAGGTTTCGGCCTCTGGAGCAAATGGCGACACGAAGTGGAAGGCGGCGGCGGGAATGTGGAGCTATGCACTGGGTGGAATTAACCGGCAGGCGGGTGTAACTACCGGTTATGGGAACTCGGTTGCGAACAACATGTTCGTCAAAGACTATGAGATTCTGGATGTCGTGGCCGAAGTGACGATGCCGGTGGCGAAGTCGAAAATGATTGTGACCGTGAATCCGGTTCTGAATACGGCGACTTCTACGGATAATGTAGGCTGGATGGCGATGCTGAAGCTCAAGGGCAAGGTTTGGAAACGAGCAAGTTCGGTGTCGTACGACTACCGAGTCCTCGAGGCGGACGCGGTTTTTGGAGCATTTACGGACAGCGACGCGGCAGGAGGCAGAACCGACCAGCGCGGACACCGCATCATGGGTGATTTGGAAGTGATTGACGGATTCACGCTGGGCGGATCGGCGTACTTCAATACACTTTCGGCATCAGGGGACGGCCGTTGGTACCAGCGGTGGATGGTTGACGGTGTGGTGAAGTTCTAA
- the moeB gene encoding molybdopterin-synthase adenylyltransferase MoeB, giving the protein MSQPFLTSQEYRQYSRHLLLPEVGVEGQLKLKNSSVLVVGAGGLGSPLLAYLAAAGVGRIGIVDADVVDETNLQRQIIHGRRTVGVSKLKSARDFIKNLNPNVQVDLFETFFTSENALDIAKDFDLLLDGTDNFPTRYLVNDVSYFLGKRNVYASIYRFEGQASVFCDPDGPCYRCLYPEPPPPGLVPSCAEGGVLGVLPGIVGSIQANEALKLLLGIGTPLVGTLLRFDALDLTFKKFELKRNPECPLCGEHPTITEPVDYVQFCGIGNEEQALTQVKEMTVHELHARRLNGNGNRPVVLDVRNYEEFSIAHLNEDLRIPLAELDFRLDELLPYKNRDIVISCRSGVRSARAWHQLRAAGFEKIYNLEGGILAWSDHIDPSQPKY; this is encoded by the coding sequence ATGAGCCAACCATTCCTAACCTCCCAAGAGTACCGTCAATACTCAAGGCATTTGTTGTTGCCTGAAGTCGGTGTCGAAGGCCAACTAAAACTAAAAAATTCCTCAGTCTTGGTCGTCGGTGCGGGCGGCTTAGGGTCGCCATTGCTCGCCTATCTCGCTGCAGCAGGCGTCGGCAGAATCGGCATCGTCGATGCTGACGTCGTCGACGAAACCAATCTCCAACGGCAAATCATTCACGGACGCCGCACGGTCGGAGTCTCAAAACTTAAGTCCGCGCGGGATTTTATCAAAAATCTCAATCCGAACGTGCAAGTCGATCTTTTCGAAACCTTCTTCACGTCGGAGAATGCGCTCGATATCGCGAAGGATTTTGATCTCTTGCTGGACGGCACGGACAACTTTCCCACACGTTATCTCGTCAACGACGTAAGCTACTTCCTCGGCAAGCGCAACGTCTATGCGAGCATATATCGTTTCGAAGGACAGGCCTCGGTCTTCTGCGATCCCGATGGACCGTGCTACCGCTGTCTCTATCCCGAACCCCCGCCTCCCGGACTGGTTCCGTCTTGCGCAGAAGGCGGAGTACTCGGAGTTCTCCCCGGGATTGTCGGTTCGATACAAGCAAACGAAGCCCTAAAACTGCTGCTCGGTATCGGCACTCCGTTGGTCGGCACACTCTTGCGTTTCGATGCGCTCGATCTTACGTTCAAGAAGTTTGAATTGAAACGCAATCCGGAGTGCCCGCTGTGCGGAGAACATCCGACGATCACTGAACCCGTCGACTACGTGCAGTTCTGCGGTATCGGCAACGAAGAACAAGCTCTCACCCAGGTCAAAGAAATGACGGTTCACGAACTGCATGCGCGCCGTCTGAACGGCAACGGCAATCGTCCTGTCGTGCTCGATGTTCGCAATTATGAAGAGTTCTCGATTGCGCACCTAAACGAAGACCTGCGAATTCCGCTTGCCGAGTTGGATTTCAGACTCGATGAACTTCTGCCTTACAAAAACCGCGACATCGTCATCTCCTGCCGCAGCGGTGTTCGAAGTGCGCGTGCTTGGCATCAACTCCGAGCAGCAGGCTTCGAAAAAATCTACAATCTCGAAGGCGGAATTCTCGCGTGGTCCGATCACATAGACCCCTCGCAACCGAAATACTAA
- a CDS encoding phosphate ABC transporter ATP-binding protein has product MSSAEIHIEAANLNFFYGETQALFDVSIGLRRNRVTAFIGPSGCGKSTFLRTINRMNDIIDGTRLEGKVLVDGDNIYDGVHNVMDLRRKVGMVFQKSNPFPKSIFENIAYGPRIHGEKNKRKLSEIVEHSLVRSGLWEEVKDRLEHNAMGLSGGQQQRLCIARALAVNPEVLLMDEPASALDPRSTARIEDLIGELRGEYTIVIVTHNMQQAARVSDETAFFYEGKLIEVGQTKQIFTNPNEKQTEDYITGRFG; this is encoded by the coding sequence ATGTCCTCAGCAGAAATTCATATAGAGGCGGCGAATCTCAACTTCTTTTACGGAGAGACACAGGCTCTGTTTGACGTGTCGATCGGTTTACGGCGCAATAGGGTGACTGCGTTTATCGGTCCTTCGGGCTGCGGAAAGTCAACATTTCTGCGCACAATCAACCGGATGAACGACATCATCGACGGAACCCGGCTTGAAGGCAAGGTTCTGGTGGACGGCGACAACATTTATGACGGCGTGCACAATGTCATGGACTTGCGCCGCAAAGTCGGGATGGTGTTCCAGAAGTCGAATCCGTTTCCGAAGTCGATATTCGAGAATATCGCGTACGGTCCGAGGATTCACGGCGAGAAGAACAAACGCAAGCTGTCGGAGATCGTGGAACACAGTTTGGTACGGAGCGGACTTTGGGAAGAAGTCAAAGACCGTCTTGAACACAATGCCATGGGTCTTTCCGGTGGTCAACAGCAGAGGTTGTGTATAGCCCGCGCCTTGGCGGTGAATCCGGAAGTGTTGTTGATGGACGAACCGGCCTCGGCATTGGATCCACGATCGACGGCGAGAATCGAGGACTTGATCGGGGAGTTGCGGGGCGAGTATACAATTGTGATTGTGACACACAACATGCAGCAAGCGGCCCGCGTGTCGGATGAAACGGCGTTCTTCTATGAGGGCAAACTCATCGAAGTTGGTCAAACGAAACAGATTTTCACGAATCCGAACGAGAAGCAAACGGAAGATTACATTACGGGCCGATTCGGGTAG
- the phoU gene encoding phosphate signaling complex protein PhoU, protein MAVHLRRDLDRLKRRILSFGAAVEENARMATKALRDFDKKAAQRVIDSDDAINQEEVEIEDSCLKILALHQPVAVDLRYVVTVLKINSDLERIADFSVNVAKRARRLADQPRIILPREIITIADKSMLMVKSTLDCLVEHDALAARGVCAADDEVDDLQRKLHDIVKNEIMAKPEDTAQWLQVFSTIRYFERIGDLATNIAEDVIYLVEGEVIRHREQP, encoded by the coding sequence ATGGCAGTACACTTAAGAAGGGACCTTGACCGCTTGAAGCGAAGGATTTTGTCTTTCGGTGCGGCGGTGGAGGAAAACGCCCGTATGGCGACCAAAGCACTGCGCGACTTTGACAAGAAGGCGGCTCAGCGCGTGATCGACAGCGACGACGCGATCAATCAGGAAGAAGTCGAAATAGAAGATTCCTGTTTGAAGATACTCGCGCTGCATCAGCCGGTCGCGGTGGACTTGAGATATGTCGTGACGGTATTGAAAATCAACAGCGATCTGGAGCGGATCGCGGATTTTTCGGTGAACGTTGCCAAGCGTGCCCGTCGATTGGCCGACCAGCCGCGAATCATCCTCCCGCGGGAGATCATCACGATTGCCGACAAGTCGATGCTGATGGTAAAATCGACGCTGGACTGTTTGGTGGAACACGACGCACTGGCAGCGCGCGGGGTGTGCGCGGCGGACGACGAAGTGGACGACCTTCAGCGCAAGCTGCATGATATCGTGAAGAACGAGATCATGGCCAAACCGGAAGACACGGCGCAATGGCTGCAGGTGTTTTCGACGATTCGCTATTTTGAACGGATCGGCGACTTGGCAACGAATATTGCCGAAGATGTGATCTATCTTGTTGAAGGCGAAGTAATCCGGCACCGGGAACAACCTTAG
- a CDS encoding M67 family metallopeptidase, producing the protein MNTKPLIHLHQRQLDQIREHGRLTYPEECCGFLYGYEVGSERTVHEVIAIDNSREDNKERRFLITPEEFMKAETRAKDLDLGLIGIYHSHPDHPAIPSEFDREHALPFYSYIIISVRKRVPAEIRSYQLADDRKSYVEEKLIIHQRVAV; encoded by the coding sequence ATGAACACGAAACCCCTAATACATTTGCACCAGCGGCAACTCGATCAAATCCGTGAACACGGCAGGCTGACTTATCCCGAAGAGTGCTGCGGATTTCTCTATGGATACGAGGTCGGCAGTGAACGAACGGTTCACGAAGTTATTGCCATTGACAATAGTCGCGAAGACAACAAAGAACGCCGCTTTCTGATTACTCCCGAAGAGTTCATGAAGGCGGAAACTCGCGCCAAGGATCTCGACCTCGGTCTCATTGGAATCTATCACAGTCATCCCGATCATCCCGCGATTCCTTCCGAATTCGACCGCGAGCACGCACTGCCGTTCTACAGCTACATCATCATTTCCGTCCGCAAGCGCGTGCCTGCCGAAATTCGCAGCTATCAGCTTGCCGATGACCGTAAAAGTTACGTCGAAGAAAAACTAATCATTCACCAGAGAGTCGCCGTCTGA
- a CDS encoding phosphate ABC transporter substrate-binding protein, whose protein sequence is MRSITRFAMVALAIGLLALGWGCGKKAESPKEKTSIDIKGSDTMVNLMSALAEAYMKAHPDKQIAVTGGGSGTGIAALLNGTTDICAASRSMQQKEIDLATSKNIHPTETVIGMDGLAVFVNPANTVDSLTLPQLKEIFQATVTDWKDVGGTPGNIVVLSRENNSGTYVYFKEHVLEKGDYTPTARLMTSTAALTQEISSNTNAIGYGGEAYGKDGKVKMLHVKKNAETPAVYPTDETVRNGSYPIARPLYLYTNGTPSGFIGDFITYCNSPQGQAIVREVGYVAMKG, encoded by the coding sequence ATGCGTTCGATTACACGTTTTGCAATGGTTGCGTTGGCAATCGGTTTGTTAGCCCTTGGATGGGGCTGCGGCAAGAAGGCAGAGTCGCCCAAAGAGAAGACCTCTATAGATATCAAGGGTTCGGACACGATGGTGAACCTGATGTCAGCACTGGCGGAGGCCTACATGAAAGCTCATCCGGACAAGCAGATTGCGGTCACGGGTGGCGGCAGCGGCACGGGCATCGCGGCGCTTTTGAACGGCACGACGGACATTTGCGCGGCTTCGCGGTCGATGCAGCAGAAGGAAATCGATCTGGCGACGTCGAAAAATATTCATCCGACGGAAACGGTAATTGGCATGGACGGACTTGCAGTTTTCGTAAATCCTGCCAATACTGTGGACAGCCTGACGCTTCCGCAGCTCAAGGAGATTTTCCAAGCGACGGTGACGGACTGGAAAGACGTGGGCGGCACGCCGGGGAACATCGTGGTGCTTTCCCGCGAGAACAACAGCGGCACATATGTTTACTTCAAGGAACACGTGCTGGAGAAGGGTGACTACACTCCGACGGCGCGCTTGATGACCTCGACCGCGGCTTTGACGCAGGAAATCTCCTCGAATACGAATGCGATTGGCTACGGCGGCGAAGCCTACGGCAAGGACGGCAAAGTCAAGATGCTGCACGTGAAGAAGAACGCGGAAACACCGGCGGTGTATCCCACGGATGAAACCGTGCGCAACGGCTCATACCCGATCGCTCGCCCTCTTTATTTGTATACGAACGGCACGCCGAGCGGATTTATCGGCGATTTTATAACTTACTGCAATTCACCCCAGGGTCAAGCGATCGTACGCGAAGTCGGTTACGTGGCCATGAAGGGATAG
- a CDS encoding cysteine synthase family protein: MASLPRAARTSHRVPPLVNMIGNTPLIELTSVTDDLSPDVRVFAKAEWKNPGGSVKDRAAWSMLSAALREGLITERTRVLEATSGNTGIALAMLGAALGIGVTLCIPENASRERKQILQAYGAELIFTDPLLSTDGAQVVAKQLKEKYPDNYCYLNQYANPANVQAHIFTTGPEIWRQTDGRVTHFVSGLGTTGTFTGISRYLKARAPKITVASFQPDSPFHGLEGLKHLPSVHVPEIFDGSLSDVELEVSTEDAYTMCKRLATEEGLLVGTSSGASAAAAFQLARTLDTGVVVTIFPDGAEKYLSTPVWEIN, encoded by the coding sequence ATGGCCTCTCTTCCCCGGGCCGCGAGGACCTCGCATCGCGTGCCGCCGCTCGTGAACATGATCGGGAACACACCCCTGATTGAGCTCACAAGTGTCACTGACGACCTGTCGCCGGATGTCCGCGTGTTTGCCAAGGCCGAATGGAAAAATCCCGGCGGCTCCGTCAAAGACCGCGCCGCTTGGTCTATGCTCTCTGCGGCACTCCGAGAGGGCCTGATCACCGAGAGAACCCGCGTCCTCGAAGCTACCAGCGGCAACACCGGGATTGCCTTAGCCATGCTTGGCGCGGCTTTGGGAATCGGCGTCACGCTGTGCATTCCCGAAAATGCCAGCCGCGAGCGAAAACAAATTCTGCAAGCCTACGGCGCGGAACTGATTTTCACCGATCCGCTGCTGTCCACCGACGGTGCACAGGTTGTCGCCAAACAACTGAAAGAAAAATACCCGGACAACTACTGTTATCTAAATCAATATGCAAACCCCGCCAACGTCCAAGCTCACATCTTTACGACCGGCCCGGAAATTTGGCGGCAAACCGATGGCCGTGTCACTCACTTTGTCAGTGGCTTGGGAACAACCGGAACCTTCACCGGCATCAGCCGTTACCTCAAAGCACGCGCACCCAAAATCACCGTCGCAAGTTTTCAACCCGATTCTCCGTTTCACGGATTGGAAGGACTGAAACACCTGCCGTCTGTGCATGTGCCTGAAATTTTTGACGGCTCACTGTCTGACGTCGAACTCGAAGTCTCCACCGAAGACGCGTACACCATGTGCAAACGGCTCGCAACCGAAGAAGGTTTGCTGGTCGGAACCTCGAGCGGAGCAAGTGCCGCCGCTGCCTTTCAACTTGCCCGCACACTTGATACAGGCGTCGTCGTCACGATTTTCCCCGACGGCGCTGAAAAATATCTGTCCACTCCGGTATGGGAGATAAATTGA